The DNA region attaaaagaaaggaaatggtTATGGTTTCTATCATCTGAGGAATTAAGCTGGTCATGATTTCGTGAAGCACCTCCtccttcttctacttcttttcttgtcctttttataaattgttctttttaaaagaaatttcattagataaagttttattttatggtagaaaaataaaattaaaagtgaaaggTCAATAATATAAGACGGAAAAAATGCTTgctcaatcttattttttataattttcattttgatctaaaaatttcctttgtttaaTTGTAGCCAtagtttttgagaaaaaatgcTTACTCAATCATATATGATTCAGAAAATCTTTGAATACGCGAACAAAAGCAATGGATACTTTCTATTTCTGAACACTAAGAAATCACAAATAAGCACAACcaatatattaaacaaattaCACTGATTGGGGGAATTAAGTTATTGATTATCCTAAACATTGAACACTTTACAAGAGTATAGAAGCATACAAGTGGACTTTTCTTTCGCATTAATTGCGTTAGCTTCTTTTAGGTAGAAGGATAGATATTAATAATCCCAAGAGATCTCTTATAAGTAGTTTAATTGATCAAgttctaagttttttttctagaaatcaccagtttatgttttataaatttcagggTCATTAAAGgcttatataatcgttaacttcagggttcgtaggattagtcgagatatATACAAACTAGCTagttattcaaaataataattaaaaaaaaataagaagagtgAAGTGCCCATAGGTTAGTGTGGGATAAATGAAGATTGgcttttttagtattttgttgcTTTGTAAGAACCTGAAAAGCAAATACAATATAATGTGCTTGTATTCAACTGAGTTGGCCAATATGCTTGTATGCTAATTCCGTGATTCCAAATTTATgctagtattatatatatataattttattctttaacattgaatttattaaatattaaaattttttattaatacttcaacTATATTACACTCCTTACTCAAAACTAATAGTTCAAATAACACGTCCATGCTAGCTATTACAAGACAAAACCAAAAGGAAAGTTCAAAAGAGAAGCCTGAAATAGATAAAGATTACAAAATCAGtatgtaataatatatatttttttcataattattaggaacctaatggaacatatatattatattaataatatataaacccATTTATATGCTAATCACACAAAATATGTAACGAGCATGGCTACGCTGCGTGCACACCCACATAAGACCATCAAATAAGCTTGTATAGCACGCGCTTCACCACGTAATTTGCAACGATCTGATTTGTTTTCTGCGTGGGATGGAAAGAATCCCAGAAAACATATTTATCTGCATCCGTACATGTCAGAAGGCTATTTTGAGCGCATGCATAGCCCATCTCATACATTCCAGTCGCGCAGCATGCCATAGAGGTAACCTCAAAACCTGCAAATTATAgcaattatgttataattaacTCTCAATTAAATTATAGGATATTTAATTGTTCAATGGctgaattatatttatatatatatagggacaTTAATGTCATTTCCAgttattattgtaattaaagccattaatttttttcttgtaacaaTGAGTCAGAAGTTTATAAAGAACATGCATGCATCTCTTTCTGAGCCGGTGTCGATTCATTGAAACCGGTCCCGTCCATCACAACCTCCCTGATGGACACTGAGCCggtgttttttataattaaaaaattaacaaatacaaaGGAAACAtggatgaaaaatatattatgatgatttttactaacaaaattttttatttctatatttataggtaaatattgataaaaaaaatattctccatATATACCTAGAAAAttgcaatataaaaatataaaataaaaaaaatcaaacaacacaataacatataacttttagttttttacagACAACattactaataaaattaataaaacggTAAAATATACTCGTAAATATACCAACAGAAAACTTTTCTCGGAATCTCATAGAAGGCATTATAAtgggattaaaaataaaaaacaaattgtatgGTGACATAGTacacttataaatatatcaacaaaaaaCTTTTCTCGGTATCTACTAAGAAGATCATAGAAGGTATTATAAtgggattaaaaataaataaataaaaaatttatatgatgacataatatttttacttgCAGGATAATCAATGAAGTTATTGACAAGGTAATTTCATTAGTAATAtatatcatcaataatatttaatatattacttgATGATGtaccattctctcatttctaAATATACTCCTCTTCGCCTTCTTCGTTTCTAAATATCATATGATGATCCCTTTCAGGATTCTTGCCTTCTTTTGTAACGTGAGTTTAATTGCAAGATAtaagtaattaattattgaaaagcAATATGAAGAGTTTTTAAATAATGGTttatgaaaatttcaattgcAAATAACAATCTTTACTCGACTTTTCATGATCTTTATCTATGACGTAAACTCACGTATCATTATTGTAAAATTTCTAGAAGTTAAATTTGAAAGGGGAAAAGTATGAATGCATGCATGACTGTAAGAAGTTAGAAAATTAGGCATAAATAGCACCAACAACTTACCAAACAGTGAGGGTCTTCTTATGATTTGCATAAAAATGAAGTATGGATTTGAGAACATTAAGTTGATCCCAGGAAGCTCCTTGTTTAGTCTCGTCACCATCTTTCTTAACTTGCCATTGAACTCCATGGCCACATTGTTGTAACTCTGCACACATTCACGCCCACCCATTAAATTCGTGTTTCTTTCCAATGGCATACAACCCATCGGAGGGAGCCCCCCGAGGGATATTTTCCGAGCACCTAGACCATAGAGGTCCCTGACAAAGTTTTCGGCAATTCCTGCGAGGAAATTCTCATATTCTGAGATGGTGTACTGTGTTGATCGGCGGCCGCCGGGAAAGGCATAGTAGTTCTCCAGGAAGTCATTTGTTCCTATGCTTATCATGTGTATACCCTCGTTTATAATTTGATTAGCTTGAATTTCTCCAAGATAGGCCCTCAGTTTCATCTGATAGGCCTTGTAGAACAACATTTGCTTCCACAGTGGTATCACAGACTGCAAGACAAACAATATTGTGGCATGACAGATAAAGTTATAAGTTGCGTTCATGGATAATATATAATCACGATGACCACAAGCTCCTACAGTGACTTAAAAACTGTAACTTAGCCATAAATGCAGCATGGTAGAGTGCAATTAGCTAGGGACAAATTGGTATAGACTGTTCATAAATGACGAGGTAACACAGACAGACATACAAACATACATATGTATGTGACTTGATTGGCACTTACTAGCACATCACTAGTTTCATTATCGTAGCCAGTTGCAGCAGAAGCAAAGGTAACTCCGACAGCAAAATCTGATATGTTATATGCTGGATCCAAGTAGGCTGGAACTGCTGGCCTGAGCCCTAGAGCCTGAGAGATAAAATCGGTGGCGATTCGACCATTTGAGAACCTCCCGGTAGGACGACCACCAGTAAAGTCACGACCATAGGGCTCA from Populus alba chromosome 14, ASM523922v2, whole genome shotgun sequence includes:
- the LOC118035040 gene encoding GDSL esterase/lipase At2g04570-like, with the protein product MANVLFISWFLSLAQFLTLVITIQAKIPAVIVFGDSSVDAGNNNFIPTIARSNFEPYGRDFTGGRPTGRFSNGRIATDFISQALGLRPAVPAYLDPAYNISDFAVGVTFASAATGYDNETSDVLSVIPLWKQMLFYKAYQMKLRAYLGEIQANQIINEGIHMISIGTNDFLENYYAFPGGRRSTQYTISEYENFLAGIAENFVRDLYGLGARKISLGGLPPMGCMPLERNTNLMGGRECVQSYNNVAMEFNGKLRKMVTRLNKELPGINLMFSNPYFIFMQIIRRPSLFGFEVTSMACCATGMYEMGYACAQNSLLTCTDADKYVFWDSFHPTQKTNQIVANYVVKRVLYKLI